The Engraulis encrasicolus isolate BLACKSEA-1 chromosome 22, IST_EnEncr_1.0, whole genome shotgun sequence sequence GGGTGTATTTAGAGACCAAGGCCAACTTTAAAGGCTCCCTTGCATTCAGCCCCAAGAGGTTTATAAAGGCCGCTTTATGCGGCGCAGATTCGCTTTAAATGGCCTTCATCATTCTTGACTATGAACTGTCCGCTTAAAACCCATAGGCATTGAGACATATAGCCCTCTCTGAACATTTTTGAAGCCCAAGATCCAGTCATAATTTTCGTTTATTTTATGTAAGCCTATTTACGACGGGCATTAATATTTTGCAAGTGAAGTAGTGGATTAGGCCCTACTTTCATTAatcatgtaggctatatatattcTGCACAATTGACCGTACCACAAGACTGACTCAAATCACAAATGCAACAGTCAAGCCCTGCCATATTTTTTTTCGAAATAAGAAAGCTCCATAGGCCTACCTTGTAAGTCGGTTGTGCCGTGTCCGTTCTGGTGAAGATAGGACTGGTCCAGAGAATGCGTTGGCAAGCTTGGCTGCAGTGAATTCGCTCCGGGATTGCACGGAGACAGAGGCTGCTGCTTGATATAGGAGGCCCCGTTGTTCAGCGACGACGAGGGCGCGGGAGCCCATGCGGATGGCGTGCTAGAGTAGACCGGATGAGGCTCCATGACTCCTCCACTGGTCAGCAGGGGAGAGGCAGAATTGTCATGGTGTGGGTACTCGTTCCCTGTGGACCCTGTGCAACTTCCCATGTAATGTCCACTGTTGGCCGATAAATGTGACATTGAATGGCCCGCCAGACCCATTCCATCCATGTTGCCCGCCAAATGTCCATTCATCATCCCGATTTCACCCCCTAAAGATAAACTGTTTGGAGGACAGGGCAATCCTCCCCCGCTTCCCTGAAAGTTATACGACTCGGGCAGATGGTTGAATCCAAGTCCGTTCATCATGCTGTACATAGACGGCTTCAACGCCTGACACTTGCGCCTGAAACCCCTTGGTCTTCTGCGGAAAGATCCCTCCTCAAACATGAACTCACTGGCCGGGTCGATTGTCCAGTAATGTCCCTTTCCTGGTCGGCCGAGACCTTTTGGCAATTTAATAAAGCACTCGTTCAAGGACAGGTTGTGACGCACAGAATTCTTCCATCCTTGGTAAGAGCCCCTGAAGAAGGGAAAGCGGCTCTGGAGAAACTGGTAAATCTCACTCAAAGTTAGGCGCTTTGTGGGAGAGCTCTGAATAGCCATGACGATCAGTGCTATGTAGGAATAAGGCGGCTTCTCAGGGCGACGGATACCAGCGTTCGTcttcttggttttggtggtggaggaggccgTCTCCATCACTGACGTCTGGCTGTGCGGCTTTTCTGGAGCCGACATCGGGCTGCTTTGGGCAGGCGTCTGCACAGAAGGCTGCTGTACCTCGGCCGTCATTAGGTCTTGGGAAATCTAGTTAAAATCTCCACGTCAAAAGTTACACCGATTATACAATGAGCAGTCTCAGTGGATGTCTTTATATATGATAGCGCACAGAAACTGAAAACACTCGACAGCGTACGAAGTTATAGCCGAACAGCGCGTGGAAAAAGTGTACTCTCCCGTGCGTAATTACGTGTACCCCAAAATTGGTGTCCCCAAACTCCTCTTTAGGTAGCGTCCTCAAAAAGCAAAGGACAGGAGGTAACTTCTTTCAAGTTCTGTCGCACTCTTCTCGTCTTTCCTAGGAGATCGCCTTTTACTTATCTGTTGCCATCACAGCCTTCCAAAACTCTTGACCGTCCGAGCGTCAGAGGAGCTGAGGTCCGCCCAGTCCCCTCCCACTACGCTGGGATGGGCTCCTGGAACATCTGCCCGCCTCGATTCTCCACATGAACGTTTTTTATATTTCTAACCTGTAGCCATTAGAACTTCACCAAAGTAaagaatttattaacaaaacttataTATTTTATGTCTCAGAAATGTATCCTTACATCCGGAGCGATGTCACTATTGTGCCTATAAAGGTTGTAACATGGCATTTAAGTTATTCTGTGCCATGTGGCAGCTTTTTATCGATAGTCTCATAATCAGAGTTTGGTAACTGCAATTTACATAAGTTCATGGTCAAGATTAGTTTGTCTTTGATATTCAAAATTTTAGAGTTTACATTGTGCTTATATTCCTTTAAGCATTAAGTCATGGATTCCACATTGGATTTGGAGTATCTGAATGCTTGTTCAGAGTTGGGATAATTTAATAAAATGCAGATAAAATTgaaaattatattatattcaaCAAGTTGTGTGGAAAAGTAAAAGCTGTACCCATTCAAAAACCACGATGCTGATTTCTTTTTAAGATAGACAGGAACATGGGCAGGATGTTTATACTgcaaaatgtaaacattttcCCTGGCCTTctttaaataaaaaatcaagcAAAAAGTCCAGCTAGATCAGCTAATACTCTGATGATACATTATGCCCGTGCCTGAGAGCACTCTCTGCAGCACTTGGATACtgtttttaaacatgaatgcagaAATGTACAATGAAGATAAGATTTTAGCATAGAGAAGAAGAGGGGCAAGAGAGCTACGGCCGAACTCCAAAGTAACGGGATGGAGTCTTCTGAACTGCGCCATGCCTCAAGATGAACCAAGCAAATACAAGGCAAGTCATTTGCATCATGTCAGGAATAAACGATGGCAAGGTAGATATGTAACAGGCATTTTTAGATGGAAGTTATGTTCATGCAAAGCGTAGATATACAAAGCTATTGTTTATCCAGTGTGTATTTTTTATGGATTTAGCTAAATGGTCAAAGATAACCAACGGTTCCCGAGGACTGCATTTCATATGTCCTCATGTCTTCGCATTTACAGTGCAACACAGATGTTATAAAAGGCTCGTAAAAACACTCGCTCGTGTCTGTGATAACAAAATAATTTCAAGCCGAATTTCCGAGCGCCTAAATATACATTTTCCGCCGTCTGTGCGTGGCAGAGAAAGGCTGCTACTTTGCCTTCTGCTGTTGAAAGCAGTACTGGTATTCATTGATTCCGGGAGAGCTCGACATTTCTCAGCCTTCTCCCCCTCGCAGACGGACGGCCCTGGAGCGGGTTCACTCCGGGTGGTGGCTTGCCGGTCCCTGAAATAAGATATTCTTGCTGCTGTTTTGGTTCCTGACATCTTAGGTGTTTTGTAGCTGTCTGGTTCAATATGCAACTTTTCGCATACACGCACAACTCGGGGCATATTTCGAGCATGTAGATGGCAACATGAACCAGTTCATAAACAGATAAAAGACACCCGATTATAACACCTCTAAACGTAGTCTACTAAGTTGATATCGCCATGGACATGAATGTCAATAGTGGAGTTTTTAGACATGTATTTTAAATCTAAATATGGACTTGTGCTGTTTGTTTATTATAGATGCATGGTTAAATGATTCCATTTCGGACTAACTTATGTTATATTCACACCATGACACTCTCCAACGCTTTTCTTGAAGTTATTGCAATTCATTCACCGTAAAAGTGTGTTATAGCCAGGGCCATTATGAGATGGATATCCTGATGCCAAAATATGAGTGTGCATGAGTCCGAGTGTGCATGACATTGGCCCTGGAGACCTCAACATACTCATATGCCGCTATGGCGAACTTATGTGGGCACAGGGGAGATAGGCTATTTGGTGGTGTGACTAGGTCTGAAACCCAAGTAAAGAATGTATAAGGGTAGAAGTATTGTTTTAAGCGCTCCACGAACAGCGCCCGCTTGGAATGGGGCCCATGCATTTATCAGAGACGCAGACCACCCAGCGCGTCAAAAAAGCACCAGGCGCGCACCcgtcttttctctctcactgcaTTTAATTACGCTGATGACTTCATTCCGAGAGGACCCCTCGTTTTGACCCGTTCCCCAAAACCAGTGCCTGCCACACACCTACAACCCCTCCACTCTGTCCGTGACATGCCCCCCTCAACCTGACTGATAATGGATGCCGCGGTGTTTACTCTGTCTGGTGAGAGTGTGATGCGCCATGAATTATCGATCAAGACATGACTGACTGACATGGTATTTAATGACCCCCGAGAAAGTCAAGAACAAGGGAGCGAGCAACACCCCCGGAGTTGTGTTTATTAACTGATAAGCTAGGCAATACAACTTTATTGATAAGTGTTCACAACATCAGCCCAGAGACCGTGTCATAACATTGTTGACATTTGGAACGATGATTGGATTGATAACCATCCATCGATAACTGATAACGCAAATGATGTGTAGCCTACTTATATAAattataataaaaataatgtGTAAAACATAAACAAGTATACATAGGTTACTAATATACCTGTTTAATGGGTATTATACAAGAAGTACATTGAATTTAATTAATTCAATTGCACATCCCTAGACCACACTGCCGTTTTTAAAGCAAATCCCTTTCGGCTTCCACTCAGCAGAATACGCGCGCATTTTCCATGACGTCTACCTACCAGTGAAATATTTGACAGCACTGCATCCTTTGGAATGCGAAGTCACTTAGCATAACGATTCCTCTTCGTT is a genomic window containing:
- the foxf1 gene encoding forkhead box protein F1, with translation MTAEVQQPSVQTPAQSSPMSAPEKPHSQTSVMETASSTTKTKKTNAGIRRPEKPPYSYIALIVMAIQSSPTKRLTLSEIYQFLQSRFPFFRGSYQGWKNSVRHNLSLNECFIKLPKGLGRPGKGHYWTIDPASEFMFEEGSFRRRPRGFRRKCQALKPSMYSMMNGLGFNHLPESYNFQGSGGGLPCPPNSLSLGGEIGMMNGHLAGNMDGMGLAGHSMSHLSANSGHYMGSCTGSTGNEYPHHDNSASPLLTSGGVMEPHPVYSSTPSAWAPAPSSSLNNGASYIKQQPLSPCNPGANSLQPSLPTHSLDQSYLHQNGHGTTDLQGIPRYHSQSPSMCDRKEFVFSFNAMTSSTMHSPSSGSYYHHQQVAYQDIKPCVM